From the genome of Trichosurus vulpecula isolate mTriVul1 chromosome 6, mTriVul1.pri, whole genome shotgun sequence:
tattattatacatatgaagaaTCTAAGGCATAAAGAGTTGGAATAACTTATctggggtcatacaactagtatggATTTTAATTTAACTCCTCCTAACTTCAAACCCAGGACATTGTCCCACTCAAACTTTAATTCTGCTCCATGGGAATATACATTGTTTCCCAGAAGCATAAAATTGGGGTTATTTCTACAGTGTGACTTAGTTTATCAATATGATGAACAATTAGTTCATCTGAGATAGATATCTTAACTGAGTctaaagatttcatttttttctgttctcttctagaaaattattttcattttgtgttaCAACTGGTAGAAGTAACCTTGTGTAGTTGTGTCAGATATAATTTCATACTACcacctcagaatcacagaatcttttgGGCTGTGATACAAAaaggataatatttttattactctCCTGAATTCTACAAGTTTCAGTAAGAGAAAGAAAGTCAGAAACTGATCAGCTTTGGAGACCATAATTCCCTTGTGTGGATTATGACCCCTTATGCATTAATTGCTATGGGAGAGACCTCCCAAACCATAAGAAAAAAACTGGGATGGTATCTAGTACTCAAgggagccctgagcaaatagaaAAGCTCCAAGGTGAGCAGAAATGCACTGCATCAAGATGACAGTACTTCTGAAGTTGTTGGTAAGTTGCATGATCCAGGGCTGTGGAAGAAGttgaattttctctttcataCAGTTGATGCTGGGAATCTGATTAGGTGAAACAGGCAGCTGCCTATATGGTCTGATGTGAGTCTCAAAGTTCTCTTCAAGCCCAGCTAGCTCATCTTGCATTGGAGGCATTTCCTTTGGGATAAGTCATTGAAACTATAAagtttagctattctccaattgatgggcaccccctcaaattccagttctttgccatcacaaagagagctgctacaaatattttagaatgtataggttcttttcctttgtccATGATCACCTTGGGCAACAGACCTAagagtgatattgctgggtcaaagagtgtaGACAGTTGTATAATTCATTGGGCGTAATCCCAGCTAGCTCTCCAAAATGGTCggtcagttcacagttccactaacagtgtattaggtcctagtttttccacatcctttatgttattttccctttatatcattttagtcaatttgatagatgtgagctgatacctcaaagttgttttaatttacatttttctaatcaatagtgatttatagcacttttttcttatggctatagatagctttgatttttttttcatcagttgAAATGCAAAGTAGTAGCACCTTCCTTTCCCTACCTTCCCCAAAGTCAGATTTTGGGGACCTCTGGAAGATAGTAACAAACCCACAAGCAGATGGAAGCGGCCCATGAAAGGCTAATCTAGCTCAAAACCTAGGCCATAAACCTTCTAGATCTATTTTATCTGTTTTGCACGCAACTCTAACAATGCTGGTTTTCTCAATACTGAATACTGAATGGGGAAAATTAGGAGGTAACCACAATTGCCAATAGGAAGTGACAGTCATTACTTTACACTGATAATCCAAAGAAATATCAGCTGTCAGCACTAAAGATACGAAAGatattaaaatagaaagaaagaacaaatatctGCATCTTTGGCTCATTTCCTTTATGACAAAGACATCTTATGCTCCTTAATGAGTTAAGAAGCATATATTATCATACCATGAAACAATTAATGTACATAACGGCCATAgaacaggcagttaggtggtacatgtagaatgttggacctggcaTCATAAAGACTCAtctcccaagttcaaatctgggctcagccacttagtggctgtgtgactctgggcaaggaaTTTAGATACTATGTCTTTCAGTttacttatatgtaaaatgagggagttgacaGGAAGTTCACttgtagttctaaatctgtgctgCTTTGAATATAACTCAGATGTCTTGCCTCCCATTCTCTATAGTTGTTTTCACCAGATCACACAGGGCGAAGGTCAATGTGAGATGTTTGCCCCAAGAACTTGAGTTTATTCTTGATCTTTCCTGGCCTCTgtatttcagagagagagaatggagagagagagagagagagatagtgtgagggagagagagagagagagagagagagagagagagagagagagagagagagagagagagagagagagagagagaaactgaactCTGACTCCCCAGAGCACcctagaagcagatggccaccagtggctacctaaccacaggctcacgaaatatcaaaccttgctcttagataccctcgacctaatttggatgtgctacacacttctggaccccgaagcagtgtggtacacagaacaagtggttaggggagctaggtatgaaatagtcatctttaattccctctggggaaattgtcttttacaccagggaaagcgtcttttctctatactcctatactgcctgtttgctgcctgtttgcttaacctctttgccgagtttatctcctccaggatgcaagccatcaacttccagatgactgctcagaccagAACCCATCGAGGCAGGGATAGCTCtatgccccttgccagcaggaagcaatttcagaagctgaggccttcatccctgaccccaaaagaaattgggtcccatttgtttgaggggggaatgatgagatttagactgtgggaatctCCTTGGTCCCCAAAAGAaattgggtcccatttgtttgaggggggaatgatgagggcacaatctctgggaacccccttgaacctggaatacagtctctgggagcccccttgaactctccttgagtcttccaactggatctggctttcccctaaggccatgggctttgcattatcattgggcccaagtgtctgcctagcctagccctttattgtccagctgtttccccacacttaatcctgatcaaaatatctataccctagctctgttaccccagccctctattgtctgtatgtctccatgtagccgtcagctatttcccaccctggagtctgacctcatctcagtcccatcaagctcctccttagactcctcctcaagtccctccctaaacccttcctttAGTCACACCAGACCACCCTTCAACCCTTCCCACAATCTCTGTGTATATgatctccatcttggctccatgaaggagctcagatccaatctagctcagattgatctggcccgcttgttacaagtgtcacaaagggtgggatctcttggggcagacCTGTATGgctaacccttaataaactttgtattttcccttgaaaaaaaatccctagggGATTCTGAACCACTTAACTCTTTGACCactttgttatttatttagtACCAATATTAAGCAGAACTTTTATGTCATCATGAAAAACTCCAGAGTTCATAATTGTGCTTTTTTCCCCATGAGCAAGAATGGAAAGTACTGGAACTGAGGTTTTAAAGCAAGCTTCCTTCTATGTAGAGTGGTCAGCCCAGATCTTCAAATGAATTCAATGAACActttggaagagaaaaatgaggcgctgtttttttttttaataaagaaaagccAAAACCAAACCAGTGATCATTCAATGAGTTATTCACTCTATTCCTAATTAGAGAAGTTTTTATTCCTCccagatttttcttccttcttaataTATGAGATCTGGATCTCAAAATGCTAAGTCTGCCCAGACACAGAAAGGTGCTGGGCTTTCCTCATAGGCTTATGAATGATTGTCTATCTTCTAAAGATGCGAGTAAGAGATTCAAGTTGGAGGGAAATAAATAGTAGTATCCCTGAAtttttggagggtggtttggCTTCTTTGGTATCTTTGTATAATCTAATGTTTGGCACAAAGTGAATATTTAAAAGTACTTGctcatttattaattaaattattggaaattctgaaatttTGTAAGTGTTAAGATTTTACCAGATATGCCACAGCTGCCTAATGGAAAGATAGACATTAAAAAGCAAGTTCCTTGGGTTTACAGactccctcatttttcatttgtctctATATCCACAGAATTTAGAACAGATTTTTTTGCATATGGTAGGCATTTAGCaaaagcttgttgaatgaatgagtatatGAATAATAAATGAGTGAAGAAAAGAATGATGACTGTAGGTTCAGTGAAAGATTATGTAATTAGGGAATAGGATTCTACTGATGTTCTGAGTTATCTGCTTTGGTAATTtaaatttctcattctttttttccaaggCAGAAGTCAATGTACTATGGAAATATATTCTCCTCCCATTGTACATAGATGAGACAAGCTGAAGTCATGGAAAAGTTTAATCACACTGTGACTGAGTTTATCCTGGTGGGTTTCACCCAGGATCCTGTGATACAGCTGGAGCTCTTTGGCTTTTTCCTCATGGTGTACTCTGTGACAGAGGTGGGGATCATCACTCTGATTGTGTTAATCTGTACAGACTCTCGGGTGCACATCCCCATGTATTTCTTCATTGGGATActgtctttcctggatctctgGTATTCCACTGTTTATACGCCCAAAATTATGGTGACTTGTATTTCTGAGGACAAGAGCATTTCTTTCGCTGGATGTGTAGCCCAGTTCTTCTTCTCTGGTTGGCTGGCATATACTGAATGCTATCTATTGGCTGCCATGGCATATGACTGCTATATGGCCATTTCTAAGCCACTACTCTATGATCAAGTCATGACTCAAATGGTCTGTGTGGGTCTTGTAGCAGCTTCATATCTTGGAACCTTTGTTATCTGTGTCATCTTTACACATGGAATATTCACCATGATTTTCTGTGGGGATAATGTCATTGATGACTTCTTCTGTGACGTACCACCCTTGTTGAAGCTGGCATGTGACGTGAAGGCCAATtatcacatttttctttattttatgttagCTTCCAATGTTCTTACACCCATTGTGTTCATCCTGGCTTCTTACCTTTTCGTCATTGTTGCCATCTTAAAGATTCGCTCCACCCACGGTCAACTCAAAGCTTTCTCTACTTGCTCTTCTCACTTGATCTCTGTCACTTTGTACTTTGGCTCCATTCTCTACATTTATTATCATCCCAAATCCAGCTATTCCCTGAAACAAGATACAATTGTGTCCTTATTTTATACTGTGGTCTTCCCCATGTTGAACCCCATGATCTACAGTCTGAGGAACAAAGATGTGATAGAAGCCCTGAGGAAACTCTTAAAGATGACAGCTTCCTGAAACAGATAAAAATAgcaaatctttctttttgcttttctattagAACTACATGAATATTTGGTGAGACTCTCATGTGAAGTTAAGATTGTTCTGGAGAATGCTGTTTCGATTATACCCTATGGCCggccatattttttttacttgtagaATGGAATTATAAGAGTTGATATAATTTAGGCTATAGCAATCAACAGAGGAGGAAGTAGAAATTTTGGCAAAAAACACAATTGTATGCTTAGGTTCTATAATCACAAATTATTTAATgtctctttgaaaaaaatatctttttgtcAATATTAATGCTATTTGATAGGATTGGTATTAGTTACTCTTTTGACCCTAGCTCTTAGAAATAAGCTTTTTGCTTTTATCTTCAAAGAGTCAAGATTTCCATGACATTTCCCATAGTCTCCTCTCTGTGGCCCAATTCTCTGATCATCTCCAACTCTGTGGAAAAATTTGACTCCATATATGATATGGAATCTTTCTGTCTTGTGCTGCCAGGGCCCAAACCTCCACGCAACTTTCACTGTCTACTAATCATGACCTTGCGATAGCTTTTGTGCTTCCCAACACCGCTTACCATTTAGACAAATATGTTCAAGGTGCCACCCAAACTCTTAAATATGAATCATTTGCTCaatgtagaagaaaaataaaaaatgattataATGTGACATTTATTAAATCAATTACAGGATTATCCCATGTTGTTTCAAGAGAGCTGTAATTGTTAGAATGGTTCCTTCCTGCCAATCCTCACCAACATGAATCAAAAAACTTCCTTTCTGTAATTATGAACTATGGAATTAA
Proteins encoded in this window:
- the LOC118854495 gene encoding olfactory receptor 1013-like, with protein sequence MEKFNHTVTEFILVGFTQDPVIQLELFGFFLMVYSVTEVGIITLIVLICTDSRVHIPMYFFIGILSFLDLWYSTVYTPKIMVTCISEDKSISFAGCVAQFFFSGWLAYTECYLLAAMAYDCYMAISKPLLYDQVMTQMVCVGLVAASYLGTFVICVIFTHGIFTMIFCGDNVIDDFFCDVPPLLKLACDVKANYHIFLYFMLASNVLTPIVFILASYLFVIVAILKIRSTHGQLKAFSTCSSHLISVTLYFGSILYIYYHPKSSYSLKQDTIVSLFYTVVFPMLNPMIYSLRNKDVIEALRKLLKMTAS